In Persephonella sp. IF05-L8, the following are encoded in one genomic region:
- a CDS encoding DUF4007 family protein — protein MATFSGHETFPFRYGWLKKGYDAVLKNPKVFSSPDAIVELGVGKNMVNSIKYWGLATQIFEKKGNEILRTEFGEFVFDDKKGIDPYLEDKSTLWLLHWKLASTVDPATTWYLAFNELNKSLFTKDELINDLKLLIQKHSYKMPSDNTLKRDIDVFLRTYVLKLDKELIEESFECPLTELNLIIEDNGIYRFNLAASENIPSSVLLFAILEFWDNNFPKKKNLALDEFIYKNGSPFKVFKMTYETFLSKIFEIEKITNGVISYDETAGLKQIYKKQQIDKYDVLKQNLAIKG, from the coding sequence ATGGCTACTTTTTCTGGGCATGAAACATTTCCATTTAGATATGGTTGGCTAAAAAAGGGTTATGATGCTGTATTAAAGAATCCAAAGGTTTTCTCTAGTCCTGATGCTATTGTTGAATTAGGCGTTGGGAAAAATATGGTAAATTCTATTAAATATTGGGGACTAGCCACACAAATTTTTGAAAAAAAGGGCAACGAGATCCTCAGAACTGAGTTTGGAGAATTTGTATTTGATGATAAAAAAGGCATAGATCCATATTTAGAAGATAAATCAACATTATGGTTATTACATTGGAAATTAGCTTCTACTGTAGATCCAGCAACCACATGGTATTTAGCTTTTAATGAATTGAATAAGTCATTATTTACGAAAGATGAATTAATTAATGATCTAAAACTCTTAATTCAAAAACATTCTTATAAAATGCCTTCAGATAATACATTAAAAAGGGACATTGATGTGTTTCTTAGAACCTATGTTTTAAAGTTAGACAAAGAATTAATTGAAGAAAGTTTTGAATGTCCTTTGACTGAGTTAAATCTTATAATTGAAGATAATGGAATCTATAGATTTAATTTGGCAGCTTCTGAAAATATACCATCTTCTGTTTTACTTTTTGCAATTTTAGAGTTTTGGGATAATAATTTTCCCAAAAAAAAGAATTTAGCTTTAGACGAGTTTATATATAAAAATGGAAGTCCTTTCAAAGTTTTTAAAATGACATATGAAACTTTTTTATCTAAAATTTTTGAAATAGAAAAAATTACAAATGGTGTAATTAGCTATGATGAAACAGCAGGGTTGAAACAGATATATAAAAAACAGCAAATAGACAAGTATGATGTATTAAAACAAAATTTAGCTATTAAGGGTTAA